From Pseudomonas fluorescens, one genomic window encodes:
- a CDS encoding murein hydrolase activator EnvC family protein, which produces MLRVLIALALTCLLQPAFADERAQTQQQLDATRQDIAELKKLLGKLQEEKSGVQKDLKGTETEMGKLEKQVDALQKELQKSESELQRLDAEKKKLQSARTEQQQLIATQARAAYQNGRQEYLKLLLNQQNPEKFARTLTYYDYLSQARLEQLKNFNETLSQLANVEQEINQQQAQLLVQKSSLDSQRDELDKVRKERQLVLAKLNTDVKDRDQKLQAREQDQADLSKVLKTIEETLARQAREAEEARQKALIAQQEAEKKRLREAQAAADATSDAPRKITRPTPGTLVSSSGETFGGAFSATRGKLPWPVDGRLLARFGETRGDDARTKWDGVMISASAGSQVHAVHGGRVVFADWLRGAGLLVILDHGNGYLSLYGHNQTLLKSAGDVVKAGESISTVGNSGGQDTPALYFAIRQQGHPSDPAQWCRAQG; this is translated from the coding sequence ATGCTCCGCGTCCTGATAGCCCTCGCTCTGACCTGCCTGCTCCAACCGGCCTTCGCTGACGAGCGCGCGCAAACCCAACAACAGTTGGACGCCACGCGTCAGGATATTGCCGAGCTGAAAAAGCTGCTGGGCAAGCTGCAGGAAGAAAAATCCGGCGTGCAGAAAGACCTCAAGGGCACCGAAACCGAGATGGGCAAGCTCGAGAAGCAGGTTGATGCCCTGCAAAAAGAGCTGCAGAAAAGCGAATCCGAGTTGCAGCGACTCGATGCCGAGAAAAAAAAACTCCAGAGCGCGCGCACTGAACAGCAACAACTGATCGCCACCCAGGCCCGAGCGGCCTACCAGAACGGCCGCCAGGAATACCTCAAGCTGCTGCTCAACCAGCAGAACCCCGAGAAATTCGCCCGCACCCTCACCTACTACGACTACCTGAGCCAGGCCCGCCTGGAGCAGTTGAAGAATTTCAACGAAACCCTGAGCCAACTGGCCAATGTCGAGCAGGAAATCAACCAGCAGCAAGCCCAATTGCTGGTACAGAAAAGCAGCCTCGACAGCCAGCGCGATGAACTCGACAAAGTGCGCAAGGAACGTCAGCTGGTGCTGGCCAAGCTCAACACTGACGTAAAAGACCGCGACCAGAAGCTGCAAGCCCGCGAGCAGGATCAGGCCGATCTGTCTAAAGTACTCAAGACCATCGAGGAAACCCTGGCCCGCCAGGCCCGAGAGGCGGAAGAAGCGCGACAGAAAGCGCTGATCGCCCAGCAGGAAGCGGAAAAAAAGCGTTTACGTGAGGCCCAGGCCGCGGCGGATGCCACGTCTGATGCCCCACGCAAAATCACCCGACCAACACCTGGCACACTGGTTTCCAGCTCAGGCGAAACCTTCGGCGGGGCTTTTTCGGCAACTCGGGGAAAACTTCCGTGGCCGGTTGATGGTCGATTGCTTGCACGCTTTGGCGAGACCCGCGGCGATGACGCCCGCACCAAGTGGGACGGGGTGATGATCAGCGCCTCCGCCGGCAGCCAGGTGCATGCTGTGCATGGCGGTCGCGTGGTCTTTGCCGATTGGTTGCGCGGTGCCGGTCTGCTGGTGATTCTCGACCATGGCAACGGTTATTTGAGCTTGTACGGCCACAATCAGACGCTGCTCAAGTCAGCGGGCGATG